From Streptomyces cyaneogriseus subsp. noncyanogenus, the proteins below share one genomic window:
- the bcp gene encoding thioredoxin-dependent thiol peroxidase translates to MSERLQPGDVAPAFTLQDADGNEVSLSDYKGRKVIVYFYPAALTPGCTKQACDFTDNLDLLAGAGYDVVGISPDKPEKLAKFREAESLKVTLLADPDKSVLEAYGAFGEKKLYGKTVVGVIRSTVVVDEEGKVERALYNVKATGHVAKIIKDLGI, encoded by the coding sequence ATGAGCGAGCGACTCCAGCCCGGGGACGTGGCCCCCGCCTTCACCCTCCAGGACGCCGACGGCAACGAGGTGTCCCTCTCCGACTACAAGGGCCGCAAGGTCATCGTCTACTTCTACCCCGCCGCCCTCACTCCCGGCTGCACCAAGCAGGCGTGCGACTTCACGGACAACCTGGACCTGCTGGCCGGCGCCGGCTACGACGTCGTCGGCATCTCGCCCGACAAGCCGGAGAAGCTGGCCAAGTTCCGCGAGGCGGAATCGCTGAAGGTCACGCTCCTGGCCGACCCGGACAAGTCCGTCCTGGAGGCGTACGGCGCCTTCGGCGAGAAGAAGCTCTACGGCAAGACGGTCGTCGGCGTCATCCGCTCCACGGTGGTCGTGGACGAGGAGGGCAAGGTCGAGCGGGCCCTGTACAACGTGAAGGCGACGGGGCACGTGGCCAAGATCATCAAGGATCTCGGCATCTGA
- a CDS encoding DUF3618 domain-containing protein: MADTSDTRTPAQIEADIRRRREVLAETLDEIGVRVHPKTIMGDAKAKVVANVDHTLGRAYVGVNRAVSDVKARFVDEEGAPRMERIVPVALVVVGVVGLLALGTRRRKS; encoded by the coding sequence GTGGCGGACACGTCGGACACGAGAACCCCGGCGCAGATCGAGGCGGACATCAGGCGCCGTCGCGAGGTGCTGGCCGAGACGCTCGACGAGATCGGGGTGCGCGTCCACCCCAAGACGATCATGGGGGACGCGAAGGCCAAGGTGGTCGCCAACGTCGATCACACGCTGGGCCGGGCCTACGTCGGCGTCAATCGCGCCGTCAGCGACGTGAAGGCCCGGTTCGTGGACGAGGAGGGGGCGCCCCGGATGGAGCGGATCGTGCCCGTCGCCCTCGTCGTGGTCGGCGTGGTGGGGCTGCTCGCCCTGGGCACCCGGCGGCGCAAGAGCTGA
- a CDS encoding MBL fold metallo-hydrolase, with protein sequence MKLTVVGCSGSFPSAESACSSYLVEADGFRLLLDMGNGALGELQRHCGLYDLDAIFLSHLHADHCIDMCAYFVARYYRHDGGRCAPLPVYGPEGTEHRLTTAYADTPTASSMSEVFDFHTVKPGTFEIGPFTVHTERVAHPVEAYGIRIEHGGGALTYSGDTGVSAALDELARDADLFLCEAAFTHGKESIPDLHLNGREAGETATRARARRLVLTHIPPWTDPQVNLNDARAVFSGPVELAVPGMTYEI encoded by the coding sequence ATGAAGCTCACCGTCGTCGGCTGCTCGGGGTCGTTCCCGTCCGCGGAATCGGCCTGCTCGAGCTACCTCGTCGAGGCCGACGGCTTCCGGCTGCTCCTCGACATGGGCAACGGCGCCCTGGGCGAGCTGCAGCGCCACTGCGGTCTCTACGACCTCGACGCGATCTTCCTCAGCCACCTGCACGCCGATCACTGCATCGACATGTGCGCCTACTTCGTGGCGCGCTACTACCGGCACGACGGAGGCCGCTGCGCCCCGCTGCCCGTCTACGGACCCGAGGGCACCGAGCACCGGCTGACCACCGCCTACGCCGACACCCCCACCGCCTCCTCCATGAGCGAGGTCTTCGACTTCCACACGGTCAAGCCGGGCACCTTCGAGATCGGCCCGTTCACCGTGCACACCGAACGCGTCGCCCACCCCGTGGAGGCGTACGGCATCCGCATCGAACACGGCGGCGGAGCGCTCACGTACTCCGGCGACACCGGGGTCAGCGCGGCCCTGGACGAACTCGCCCGCGACGCCGACCTGTTCCTGTGCGAGGCCGCCTTCACGCACGGCAAGGAGAGCATCCCCGACCTGCACCTCAACGGCCGCGAGGCGGGCGAGACCGCCACCCGCGCCCGCGCCCGGCGCCTGGTCCTCACCCACATCCCCCCGTGGACCGACCCCCAGGTCAACCTGAACGACGCCCGCGCCGTCTTCAGCGGGCCGGTGGAGCTGGCGGTGCCCGGGATGACGTACGAGATCTGA
- a CDS encoding transglycosylase domain-containing protein: MSDEPQQPNKGWAPGAPQAADEPGGDKPTTRRRTGWRRLFPTWRMTLTICVVGLVLLAGGLFLGYSLVKIPPANALATKQSNVFLYADGSQLARDGEVNRESVSLAHISKDAQHAVLAAEDRDFYTESAVDPTAMVRAAWNTATGKGKQSGSTITQQYVKNYYLGQEQTVTRKVKEFFIAIKLDREKSKEEILEGYLNTSYFGRNAYGIQAAAQAYYGVDATELDPARGAYLAALLNAPSEYDVVAHPENRSAAESRWNYVLDGMVKKGWLTRSERDGMKFPMPKETTVSTGLSGQRGYIVQIVTDYLVKNKIVDEESLDAGGYRITTTLQKDKQDAFVKAVDDQLMSKLDPDRKVDTYVRAGGASVDPKTGKVVAMYNGIDYVKQYTPNATRRDFQVGSTFKPFVFTSAVENASRTQDGRAITPNTVYDGTNKRPVQGWDGGYYAPENEDQHSYGDITVREATDKSVNAVYAQMAVDVGSDKVKQTAVDLGLPSDTPNMYPSPSIALGTATASVLDMAEAYATLANHGEHGTYTLVEKVTKDGKQEIELPARQERQAVSRQAADTTTSVLRGVVQNGTATAAQNAGRPAAGKTGTAEEDTAAWFAGYTPDLATVVAVMGQDPVTARHKSLYGAMGLPRINGGGAPTDIWAQYTRDALEGQPVRDFDLQLQAGADTVRPLPASPSAGEDSGEPADAGTPSGRPEGASPTPGQGQGTGDGTATEGSGTEDGGAAADPTGGTAPGTGTGAPEGGTGEGDGPSGDTGDGGAPEDGTGDGGAGPTAGVPLPQSRRE, from the coding sequence ATGAGCGACGAGCCGCAGCAGCCGAACAAGGGCTGGGCACCGGGAGCGCCCCAGGCGGCCGACGAACCCGGAGGCGACAAGCCGACCACACGCAGGCGCACCGGCTGGCGCCGGCTGTTCCCCACCTGGCGGATGACGCTGACGATCTGCGTCGTCGGCCTCGTGCTGCTGGCCGGCGGCCTCTTCCTCGGCTACTCGCTGGTCAAGATCCCGCCCGCCAACGCGCTCGCCACCAAGCAGAGCAACGTCTTCCTGTACGCCGACGGCAGCCAGCTCGCGCGCGACGGCGAGGTCAACCGGGAGAGCGTCTCGCTCGCCCACATCTCCAAGGACGCCCAGCACGCCGTGCTGGCCGCCGAGGACCGGGACTTCTACACCGAGTCCGCCGTCGACCCCACCGCCATGGTCCGCGCCGCCTGGAACACCGCCACCGGCAAGGGCAAGCAGTCCGGCTCGACCATCACCCAGCAGTACGTCAAGAACTACTACCTGGGCCAGGAGCAGACCGTCACCCGCAAGGTGAAGGAGTTCTTCATCGCGATCAAGCTGGACCGCGAGAAGAGCAAGGAAGAGATCCTGGAGGGCTACCTCAACACCAGCTACTTCGGCCGCAACGCCTACGGCATCCAGGCCGCCGCCCAGGCGTACTACGGCGTGGACGCCACCGAACTGGACCCGGCCCGCGGCGCCTACCTCGCCGCCCTGCTCAACGCGCCGAGCGAGTACGACGTCGTCGCCCACCCGGAGAACAGGTCCGCCGCCGAGAGCCGCTGGAACTACGTCCTGGACGGCATGGTCAAGAAGGGCTGGCTCACCCGGTCCGAGCGGGACGGCATGAAGTTCCCGATGCCGAAGGAGACCACCGTCTCCACCGGCCTGTCCGGGCAGCGCGGCTACATCGTCCAGATCGTCACGGACTACCTGGTCAAGAACAAGATCGTCGACGAGGAGTCCCTCGACGCGGGCGGCTACCGGATCACCACCACGCTCCAGAAGGACAAGCAGGACGCCTTCGTCAAGGCCGTCGACGACCAGCTGATGTCGAAGCTCGACCCCGACCGCAAGGTCGACACCTACGTCCGCGCGGGCGGTGCCTCGGTCGACCCCAAGACCGGCAAGGTCGTCGCGATGTACAACGGCATCGACTACGTGAAGCAGTACACCCCCAACGCCACCCGCCGCGACTTCCAGGTCGGCTCCACCTTCAAGCCGTTCGTCTTCACCTCGGCCGTGGAGAACGCCTCCCGCACCCAGGACGGCCGCGCGATCACCCCGAACACCGTCTACGACGGCACCAACAAGCGGCCGGTGCAGGGCTGGGACGGCGGCTACTACGCCCCCGAGAACGAGGACCAGCACTCTTACGGCGACATCACCGTCCGCGAGGCCACCGACAAGTCGGTCAACGCCGTCTACGCGCAGATGGCGGTCGACGTCGGCTCCGACAAGGTGAAGCAGACCGCGGTCGACCTGGGACTGCCGTCCGACACCCCCAACATGTACCCGAGCCCGTCCATCGCCCTGGGCACGGCCACCGCCAGCGTGCTCGACATGGCCGAGGCGTACGCCACGCTCGCCAACCACGGTGAGCACGGCACGTACACGCTCGTCGAGAAGGTCACCAAGGACGGCAAGCAGGAGATCGAGCTGCCCGCCCGGCAGGAGCGGCAGGCCGTCAGCCGCCAGGCCGCCGACACCACCACCTCCGTCCTGCGCGGCGTCGTCCAGAACGGCACCGCCACCGCCGCCCAGAACGCGGGCCGCCCGGCGGCCGGCAAGACCGGCACCGCGGAGGAGGACACGGCGGCCTGGTTCGCGGGCTACACCCCCGACCTCGCCACCGTCGTCGCCGTGATGGGCCAGGACCCGGTGACCGCCCGGCACAAGTCGCTGTACGGCGCGATGGGCCTGCCGCGCATCAACGGCGGCGGCGCGCCCACGGACATCTGGGCCCAGTACACCCGGGACGCGCTGGAGGGCCAGCCGGTCCGCGACTTCGACCTCCAGCTCCAGGCCGGCGCCGACACCGTGCGGCCCCTGCCCGCGAGCCCCTCGGCCGGCGAGGACTCCGGCGAGCCCGCCGACGCCGGCACCCCGTCGGGCCGGCCCGAGGGCGCCAGCCCCACGCCGGGCCAGGGCCAGGGCACCGGGGACGGCACCGCGACCGAGGGCAGCGGCACCGAGGACGGGGGCGCGGCCGCCGACCCGACCGGCGGGACGGCGCCCGGCACCGGCACCGGCGCCCCGGAGGGCGGCACCGGGGAGGGCGACGGCCCGAGCGGCGACACCGGGGACGGCGGCGCGCCGGAGGACGGCACCGGGGACGGCGGCGCCGGGCCCACGGCCGGGGTCCCGCTGCCCCAGTCCCGCCGCGAGTGA
- a CDS encoding PTS transporter subunit EIIC, giving the protein MTTASAAPAAGKKGAGVMAVLQRIGRSLMLPVAVLPAAALLVRLGNPDMLGRPEFPAFLTKIAGFMAAGGNAILDNMALLFAVGIAIGFAKKSDGSTALAAVVGYLVFKNVLATFTDKNLPQVEKVVDGKVALVDAPVDAKVLGGVVMGLVVALLYQRFHRTKLPDWAGFFGGRRLVPILSAFAGLVLGIVFGYIWPVLGTGLHNFGEWLVGSGAVGAGIFGVANRALIAIGMHHLLNSFPWFQAGEFEGKSGDIARFLAGDPTAGQFMTGFFPIMMFALPAACLAIVHCARPERRKVVGGMMLSLALTSFVTGVTEPIEFTFMFIAPVLYAIHAVLTGVSLALTWALGMKDGFGFSAGAVDFFLNLGIATNPWGLVLVGLCFAAVYYVVFRFAITKFNLPTPGRESDEELAELQKAEAK; this is encoded by the coding sequence GTGACCACCGCCAGCGCCGCCCCGGCGGCCGGTAAGAAGGGCGCCGGTGTGATGGCCGTGCTGCAGCGCATCGGCCGCAGCCTCATGCTGCCGGTGGCGGTACTGCCCGCCGCCGCCCTGCTGGTGCGCCTCGGCAACCCCGACATGCTGGGCCGTCCGGAGTTCCCCGCCTTCCTGACGAAGATCGCGGGCTTCATGGCGGCCGGCGGCAACGCCATCCTCGACAACATGGCGCTGCTGTTCGCCGTGGGCATCGCGATCGGTTTCGCGAAGAAGTCGGACGGCTCCACGGCGCTCGCCGCGGTCGTCGGTTACCTGGTCTTCAAGAACGTGCTGGCCACGTTCACCGACAAGAACCTCCCCCAGGTGGAGAAGGTCGTCGACGGCAAGGTCGCCCTGGTGGACGCCCCGGTGGACGCCAAGGTCCTCGGCGGTGTGGTGATGGGCCTGGTCGTCGCCCTGCTCTACCAGCGTTTCCACCGCACCAAGCTGCCCGACTGGGCCGGTTTCTTCGGCGGGCGCCGTCTGGTGCCGATCCTGTCGGCGTTCGCGGGCCTGGTGCTCGGCATCGTCTTCGGGTACATCTGGCCGGTCCTCGGCACGGGGCTGCACAACTTCGGCGAGTGGCTGGTCGGCTCGGGCGCCGTGGGCGCGGGCATCTTCGGTGTCGCCAACCGCGCGCTGATCGCGATCGGCATGCACCACCTGCTCAACTCCTTCCCGTGGTTCCAGGCGGGCGAGTTCGAGGGCAAGAGCGGTGACATCGCCCGGTTCCTGGCGGGCGACCCGACCGCCGGCCAGTTCATGACCGGCTTCTTCCCGATCATGATGTTCGCGCTGCCGGCCGCCTGCCTGGCCATCGTGCACTGCGCCCGCCCCGAGCGCCGCAAGGTCGTCGGCGGCATGATGCTCTCCCTGGCGCTCACCTCGTTCGTCACCGGTGTCACCGAGCCGATCGAGTTCACGTTCATGTTCATCGCGCCGGTGCTGTACGCCATCCACGCGGTGCTGACCGGTGTCTCGCTGGCGCTGACCTGGGCCCTGGGCATGAAGGACGGCTTCGGCTTCTCCGCCGGCGCGGTCGACTTCTTCCTGAACCTGGGCATCGCGACCAACCCGTGGGGCCTGGTCCTGGTGGGCCTGTGCTTCGCGGCGGTCTACTACGTCGTCTTCCGCTTCGCGATCACCAAGTTCAACCTGCCCACGCCGGGCCGTGAGTCCGACGAGGAACTGGCGGAACTACAGAAGGCCGAGGCCAAGTAA
- a CDS encoding ABC transporter permease, whose protein sequence is MGAGRLYAAVAAGGFRRYATYRAATAAGVFTNTVFGLILVHVHLALWAQKPQLGGYDQAQAVTYVWLGQAFLSTLAIGGGGIEDELMERIRTGDVAVDLYRPADLQLWWLAADLGRAFFQLLGRGVVPFAIGALFFPVRLPGEAAVWGAFLVAVVLAMVVSFAIRFLVALSAFWLLDGTGVLQLSWIAGFFCSGMLLPLNVFPGALGEVVRALPWSSLLQGPADVLLGEADPLGTYAFQAGWALVLLAAGRLVQSAATRRVVVQGG, encoded by the coding sequence GTGGGCGCGGGGCGGTTGTACGCGGCCGTGGCGGCGGGGGGCTTCCGACGGTACGCGACCTATCGGGCGGCCACTGCGGCCGGGGTGTTCACCAACACCGTCTTCGGACTGATTCTGGTCCATGTCCATCTGGCGCTGTGGGCGCAGAAGCCGCAGCTCGGGGGATATGACCAGGCGCAGGCGGTCACCTACGTGTGGCTCGGGCAGGCGTTCTTGTCCACGCTGGCGATCGGCGGCGGGGGCATCGAGGACGAGCTGATGGAACGCATCCGGACGGGTGATGTCGCCGTCGATCTGTACCGGCCGGCCGATCTCCAGCTCTGGTGGCTGGCCGCCGATCTGGGCCGGGCGTTCTTCCAGCTCCTGGGGCGCGGGGTGGTGCCGTTCGCGATCGGGGCGCTGTTCTTCCCGGTCCGGCTGCCCGGGGAGGCGGCGGTCTGGGGCGCGTTCCTGGTCGCGGTGGTGCTGGCGATGGTGGTGAGCTTCGCGATCCGGTTCCTGGTGGCGCTCTCGGCGTTCTGGCTGCTGGACGGCACGGGGGTGCTGCAACTGTCGTGGATCGCCGGGTTCTTCTGCTCGGGGATGCTGCTGCCGCTGAACGTGTTCCCGGGGGCGCTCGGGGAGGTCGTACGGGCCCTGCCGTGGTCGTCGCTGCTCCAGGGCCCGGCGGACGTGCTGCTGGGGGAGGCCGATCCGCTGGGCACCTACGCCTTCCAGGCCGGGTGGGCGCTGGTGCTGCTGGCGGCGGGACGGCTGGTGCAGTCGGCGGCGACCCGGAGGGTGGTGGTCCAGGGTGGGTGA
- a CDS encoding GroES family chaperonin: MSANRNEHSTQHDKLPIRMLHDRVLVRQDTSEGERRSGGGILIPATAAVGRRLAWAEVVAVGQNVRTVEPGDRVLFDPEDRAEVEVRGVAYVLMRERDLHAVAADRFEGSEDSTGLYL; the protein is encoded by the coding sequence GTGAGCGCCAACAGAAACGAGCACAGCACCCAGCACGACAAGCTGCCCATCCGGATGCTGCACGACCGCGTACTCGTGCGGCAGGACACGAGCGAGGGCGAGCGGCGTTCGGGGGGCGGAATCCTGATTCCCGCCACGGCGGCGGTCGGCCGCCGGCTGGCGTGGGCCGAGGTGGTCGCGGTGGGCCAGAACGTGCGGACGGTGGAGCCGGGCGACCGGGTCCTGTTCGACCCCGAGGACCGCGCCGAGGTGGAGGTGCGCGGGGTCGCGTACGTGCTGATGCGCGAGCGCGATCTGCACGCCGTGGCCGCGGACCGGTTCGAGGGGTCGGAGGACTCCACCGGGCTGTACCTGTAA
- the rph gene encoding ribonuclease PH, translated as MSRIDGRTPEQLRPVTIERGWSKHAEGSVLVSFGDTKVLCTASVTEGVPRWRKGSGEGWVTAEYSMLPRATNTRGDRESVKGRIGGRTHEISRLIGRSLRAVIDYKALGENTIVLDCDVLQADGGTRTAAITGAYVALADAVAWAQAKKIVRAGRRPLTGTVAAVSVGIVGGVPMLDLCYEEDVRAETDMNVVCTGDGRFVEVQGTAEAQPFAREELDALLALAVGGCTELAGHQRAALDTVLEK; from the coding sequence ATGTCACGCATCGACGGCCGCACCCCCGAACAGCTCCGCCCCGTCACCATCGAACGCGGCTGGAGCAAGCACGCCGAAGGCTCCGTCCTCGTCTCCTTCGGCGACACCAAGGTCCTCTGCACCGCCTCCGTCACCGAAGGCGTCCCCCGCTGGCGCAAGGGCAGCGGCGAAGGCTGGGTCACCGCCGAGTACTCCATGCTGCCCCGCGCCACCAACACCCGCGGCGACCGGGAGTCCGTCAAGGGCAGGATCGGCGGCCGCACCCACGAGATCAGCCGCCTCATCGGCCGCTCCCTGCGCGCCGTCATCGACTACAAGGCCCTCGGTGAGAACACCATCGTCCTGGACTGCGACGTCCTCCAGGCCGACGGCGGCACCCGCACCGCCGCCATCACCGGCGCCTACGTCGCCCTCGCCGACGCCGTCGCCTGGGCCCAGGCCAAGAAGATCGTCCGGGCCGGCCGCCGCCCCCTGACCGGCACCGTCGCCGCCGTCTCCGTCGGCATCGTCGGCGGCGTCCCCATGCTCGACCTCTGCTACGAAGAGGACGTGCGCGCCGAGACCGACATGAACGTCGTCTGCACCGGCGACGGCCGCTTCGTCGAGGTCCAGGGCACCGCCGAGGCCCAGCCCTTCGCCCGCGAGGAACTCGACGCCCTGCTCGCCCTCGCCGTCGGCGGCTGCACGGAACTCGCCGGCCACCAGCGCGCGGCGCTTGATACGGTCCTCGAAAAGTAA
- a CDS encoding PTS transporter subunit EIIC: MSSDSVESPARARWNGLFQGLQKMGRSLQLPIAVLPAAGILNRLGQPDVFGEDGLGWTSVSKVMTGAGGALLDGSLGLPLLFCVGVAIGMAKKADGSTALAAVAGFLVYFNVLRQFPEDCPEGSRAVPSVGCRLADGSVTAFTYQNPGVFGGIVMGLLAAYFWRRFHRTKLVDWLGFFNGRRLVPIIMAFVAILFAALCLWVWPPIGDALESFSDWLSDLGAWGAGVFGLANRALLVIGLHQFLNVPIWFQFGSYTKPDGTTVHGDINMFLAGDPNAGQFTSGFFPIMMFALPAAALAITHCAKPHRRKEVGGLMLSVALTSFVTGITEPLEYSFLFIAPALYVFHAVLTGVSMAVTWGLGVKDGFSFSAGLIDYVINWNLATRPWLIIPIGLCFAAVYYAVFRFVITKFDLKTPGREPEEEVEDVTKV; this comes from the coding sequence ATGAGTTCCGACAGCGTGGAAAGCCCTGCCCGCGCCCGCTGGAACGGCCTGTTCCAAGGGTTGCAGAAGATGGGCCGCAGCCTTCAGCTGCCGATCGCCGTGCTGCCGGCCGCGGGCATCCTGAACCGGCTGGGACAGCCCGATGTGTTCGGGGAGGACGGGCTGGGCTGGACGTCGGTCTCCAAGGTGATGACGGGGGCCGGCGGGGCGCTGCTGGACGGCTCCCTGGGATTGCCGCTGCTGTTCTGCGTGGGCGTGGCGATCGGGATGGCGAAGAAGGCCGACGGGTCGACGGCGCTGGCGGCGGTGGCGGGGTTCCTCGTCTATTTCAATGTGCTGCGCCAGTTCCCCGAGGACTGCCCCGAGGGGTCGCGGGCGGTGCCGAGTGTGGGCTGCCGGCTGGCGGACGGCTCGGTGACGGCTTTCACGTACCAGAATCCCGGGGTCTTCGGCGGGATCGTCATGGGGCTGCTGGCGGCGTACTTCTGGCGGCGCTTCCACCGTACGAAGCTGGTGGACTGGCTCGGATTCTTCAACGGCCGCCGGCTGGTGCCGATCATCATGGCCTTCGTGGCGATCCTGTTCGCGGCGCTGTGCCTGTGGGTGTGGCCGCCGATCGGGGACGCGCTGGAGAGTTTCAGCGACTGGCTGAGTGATCTGGGCGCGTGGGGCGCGGGCGTGTTCGGCCTCGCCAACCGGGCGTTGCTGGTGATCGGGCTGCACCAGTTCCTGAACGTGCCGATCTGGTTCCAGTTCGGCAGTTACACCAAACCGGACGGGACGACCGTGCACGGGGACATCAACATGTTCCTGGCGGGCGATCCGAACGCGGGCCAGTTCACGTCGGGCTTCTTCCCCATCATGATGTTCGCGCTGCCGGCGGCGGCGCTGGCCATCACGCACTGCGCCAAGCCGCACCGCCGCAAGGAGGTGGGCGGGCTGATGCTGTCGGTGGCGCTGACGTCGTTCGTCACCGGGATCACGGAACCGCTGGAGTACTCCTTCCTCTTCATCGCGCCGGCGCTGTACGTGTTCCACGCGGTGCTCACCGGGGTGTCGATGGCGGTGACCTGGGGGCTGGGGGTCAAGGACGGGTTCAGTTTCTCGGCCGGGCTGATCGACTACGTGATCAACTGGAATCTGGCGACCCGGCCGTGGCTGATCATTCCGATCGGCCTGTGTTTCGCGGCCGTCTATTACGCGGTCTTCCGGTTCGTGATCACCAAGTTCGACCTGAAGACCCCGGGGCGGGAGCCGGAGGAAGAGGTGGAGGACGTCACGAAGGTCTAG
- a CDS encoding type II toxin-antitoxin system PemK/MazF family toxin — MDTSWWPALAAVVVLALVVVLVDGWGRGRRGAGRPGPPGQPPGRPRPVVRTVRTVRGVRPRPAEIWWAAVPYEDRAGAKDRPCLVISVHGRRALVAKITSRYRDERAGVIPLPPGSVGDARGRTSFLETDELREVPVRDFRRRVGVVDPALWDQVRHLAT, encoded by the coding sequence ATGGACACGTCTTGGTGGCCGGCGCTCGCGGCGGTGGTGGTGCTCGCGCTCGTCGTCGTGCTCGTGGACGGCTGGGGCCGGGGCCGCCGCGGGGCGGGCCGTCCGGGGCCGCCGGGGCAGCCGCCGGGGCGCCCGCGGCCGGTGGTGCGGACGGTGCGCACGGTGCGGGGCGTCCGGCCGCGGCCGGCGGAGATCTGGTGGGCGGCCGTGCCGTACGAGGACCGGGCGGGGGCGAAGGACCGGCCGTGCCTGGTGATCTCGGTGCACGGGCGGCGGGCGCTGGTGGCCAAGATCACCAGCCGGTACCGGGACGAGCGCGCGGGGGTGATCCCGCTGCCGCCGGGCTCGGTCGGGGACGCGCGGGGGCGGACGAGCTTCCTGGAGACGGACGAGCTGCGGGAGGTCCCGGTACGGGACTTCCGCCGCCGGGTGGGGGTGGTGGACCCGGCCCTGTGGGACCAGGTCCGTCACCTGGCGACGTGA
- a CDS encoding glucose PTS transporter subunit EIIB: protein MASKAEKIVAGLGGIDNIEEVEGCITRLRTEVADASLVDEAALKAAGAHGVVKMGTAIQVVIGTDADPIAAEIEDMM, encoded by the coding sequence ATGGCCAGCAAGGCTGAGAAGATCGTTGCCGGGCTCGGCGGCATCGACAACATCGAAGAGGTCGAGGGCTGCATCACCCGCCTCCGCACCGAGGTCGCCGACGCCTCGCTCGTCGACGAGGCCGCGCTCAAGGCCGCCGGCGCCCACGGCGTCGTGAAGATGGGGACCGCCATCCAGGTCGTCATCGGCACCGACGCCGACCCGATCGCCGCGGAGATCGAAGACATGATGTGA
- a CDS encoding DMT family transporter, whose translation MAWVLLIVAGLLEVGWSIGMKYTDGFTRLVPSLLTGAGIVASMVLLSYAARTLPIGTAYGVWVGIGAAGAAVLGMVVLGEPATAARIFFICLLLVAVVGLKATSGH comes from the coding sequence ATGGCGTGGGTTCTGCTGATCGTCGCGGGTCTGCTCGAGGTCGGCTGGTCGATCGGGATGAAGTACACCGACGGCTTCACCCGCCTCGTCCCCAGTCTGCTCACCGGAGCCGGCATCGTCGCCAGCATGGTGCTGCTGTCGTACGCCGCCCGCACCCTGCCCATCGGTACCGCCTACGGCGTGTGGGTCGGGATCGGGGCGGCCGGTGCGGCGGTGCTCGGCATGGTGGTGCTGGGTGAGCCGGCCACCGCCGCCCGGATCTTCTTCATCTGTCTGCTGCTGGTCGCCGTGGTGGGGCTGAAGGCGACCTCCGGTCACTGA
- the rdgB gene encoding RdgB/HAM1 family non-canonical purine NTP pyrophosphatase: MTRLILATRNAGKITELKAILAEAGLPHELVGADAYPEVPDVKETGVTFAENALLKAHALARATGLPAVADDSGLCVDVMNGAPGIFSARWAGRHGDDKANLDLLLAQLADIADEHRAAHFACAAALALPDGTERVVEGRLRGVLRREPAGSGGFGYDPILQPEGETRTCAELTAQEKNAISHRGKAFRALVPVVRELLG; this comes from the coding sequence ATGACCCGCTTGATCCTCGCCACCCGCAACGCCGGAAAGATCACCGAGCTGAAGGCCATCCTGGCCGAGGCCGGTCTGCCGCACGAGCTGGTGGGCGCCGACGCCTACCCCGAGGTACCCGACGTGAAGGAGACGGGCGTCACCTTCGCCGAGAACGCCCTCCTCAAGGCCCACGCCCTGGCCCGGGCCACCGGCCTGCCCGCCGTCGCCGACGACTCCGGCCTGTGCGTCGACGTCATGAACGGCGCCCCCGGCATCTTCTCCGCCCGCTGGGCCGGCCGCCACGGCGACGACAAGGCCAACCTGGACCTGCTCCTCGCCCAGCTCGCGGACATCGCCGACGAACACCGCGCCGCCCACTTCGCCTGCGCCGCGGCCCTCGCCCTGCCCGACGGCACGGAGCGGGTCGTGGAGGGCCGGCTGCGGGGCGTCCTGCGCCGCGAGCCGGCCGGCTCGGGCGGCTTCGGCTACGACCCGATCCTCCAGCCGGAGGGCGAGACGCGCACCTGCGCGGAGCTGACCGCCCAGGAGAAGAACGCCATCAGCCACCGGGGCAAGGCGTTCCGGGCGCTGGTGCCGGTGGTGCGGGAGCTGCTGGGCTGA